One region of Rhodothermaceae bacterium genomic DNA includes:
- a CDS encoding TonB-dependent receptor: MYRVAFFIPLLFTAQVAAQSWGTVQGTVTESGNGLPLPGVSILVNDTNFGTASNDSGSYTLQLPTGRYALRFSYVGFASRLDSVVVSSRSITTLDVQLVPTILEGEELVVEDETILGAGVQQIAPEQVRRMPSPFKGFQALLVLPGVSANNELSNQYSVRGGGFNENLIFLNGFEIHMPFRPRQGEQEGLGLFNPELARRITLYTGGFPTKYGGKISSALDIEYAPSTNFTTSATLSLLDGTATAAATSGSFSWQIGLRKARARRFFSTQELKGNYQPDYQDVQTRLTYRLTPRHELEFVGLYADHEFRLDPRGRRTFYGTVSADGGSSDIRSVWLSYSSNSEEVDGYQTGLAGLRLRNHVGTRWTLQHDVSLYMTQERESYTLEGNAVLYDIVTDSNADRLEIPRGLARQEDLANNTITVTTLAGRGLYHWTSSRHVVESGWHLKRFAFDDRLMEESIVLGKDLEMEPVRIVVDSLKGTTTLNTSQISLHVEDSYSVNEVTLLNAGIRTDWYEFNQEWTFSPRASLRYEASKELTLTASVGIYYQQPTYRELRGTPGADVPLAQSLNRSLRSQRSVQMTGGAELFVPQRRLYLRGEAYYKKLANLISYSLENVRINYSGLNDASGHVYGLDLQARGEFVPGMESWINYSFMVARERFLPQYTTHLNAGLRPRPTDQRHTVALFVQDYIPMDPTWKLHMRILFGSGLTYTPPIPGERIGSVVTQIPGNRHSARYPEFRRIDFGTTKIITLSNRPRPLQLEITAEMLNIFDIINTVAYSWLPDATGIWQRIPTRLTPRTINLRLRTSF, translated from the coding sequence ATGTACCGCGTAGCTTTTTTTATTCCACTGCTTTTTACCGCACAGGTGGCTGCACAGTCCTGGGGGACGGTTCAGGGTACGGTCACTGAATCCGGGAACGGACTGCCACTTCCGGGAGTGAGCATTCTGGTCAACGACACAAATTTTGGTACGGCCTCAAATGACTCTGGAAGCTATACCCTACAGCTTCCTACAGGGAGATATGCTCTGCGATTTTCGTATGTGGGGTTTGCCAGTCGCCTTGATTCTGTAGTCGTATCATCGCGCTCCATTACGACTCTGGACGTCCAACTTGTCCCCACGATCTTAGAAGGCGAAGAGCTAGTGGTAGAAGACGAGACTATACTTGGCGCCGGTGTGCAACAGATTGCACCGGAGCAGGTGCGCCGGATGCCGTCTCCCTTCAAAGGATTTCAGGCGCTCCTCGTGCTACCCGGTGTATCGGCCAACAATGAGCTCTCCAACCAATACTCTGTGCGCGGAGGAGGATTCAACGAGAATCTGATCTTCCTTAACGGCTTCGAAATTCATATGCCGTTTCGCCCAAGACAAGGTGAGCAGGAAGGGCTAGGACTCTTTAACCCGGAATTGGCACGTCGCATTACCCTTTATACTGGAGGGTTCCCTACGAAGTATGGAGGCAAGATCTCTTCTGCATTGGATATTGAATACGCTCCATCAACAAATTTTACAACCAGTGCAACCCTGTCCCTACTTGATGGAACTGCAACAGCCGCGGCAACCAGTGGATCATTCTCCTGGCAAATTGGACTTCGTAAAGCGAGAGCTCGACGTTTTTTCTCAACCCAAGAGCTGAAAGGTAACTACCAACCTGATTACCAGGACGTCCAGACACGACTTACCTACCGCCTGACTCCCCGTCATGAACTTGAATTTGTTGGACTTTATGCAGATCATGAATTCCGGCTGGATCCGCGCGGACGGCGGACATTTTACGGGACGGTGTCTGCAGACGGCGGCTCCTCAGATATTCGATCCGTCTGGCTTTCCTATTCCAGTAACAGCGAAGAAGTCGATGGATATCAAACCGGCCTTGCCGGACTACGCCTGAGAAATCACGTGGGTACAAGATGGACGCTCCAACACGATGTGAGCCTGTACATGACACAGGAGCGGGAGTCCTACACACTTGAAGGAAATGCCGTGCTGTATGATATTGTCACTGACAGCAATGCTGACCGTCTAGAAATTCCGAGGGGTCTGGCGCGTCAGGAAGATTTGGCAAATAACACAATCACCGTAACCACTCTGGCAGGCCGGGGCCTCTACCACTGGACCAGTAGCAGGCATGTGGTTGAGTCTGGCTGGCATCTAAAACGATTCGCCTTTGATGACAGACTCATGGAGGAATCCATTGTCCTGGGAAAAGACCTCGAGATGGAACCCGTTCGGATTGTTGTAGACAGCCTCAAGGGAACCACAACGCTCAATACTTCGCAGATTAGCCTGCATGTCGAAGATTCCTACAGCGTCAATGAGGTGACCCTCCTGAACGCAGGTATCCGGACAGATTGGTATGAGTTCAATCAAGAATGGACTTTTTCACCCCGAGCAAGCCTGCGTTATGAAGCATCGAAAGAACTAACCCTCACTGCATCGGTGGGTATTTACTATCAGCAGCCTACGTACCGCGAGCTGCGTGGCACTCCGGGAGCAGATGTGCCGCTTGCCCAATCTCTGAACCGTTCCCTTCGCTCACAGCGCTCCGTACAAATGACCGGCGGCGCAGAACTCTTTGTGCCACAAAGAAGGCTCTACCTGCGCGGCGAAGCCTACTATAAGAAACTGGCAAACCTGATCAGTTACTCCCTAGAAAATGTGAGAATTAACTACAGCGGACTCAACGACGCAAGCGGTCATGTGTACGGCCTGGATCTTCAGGCCAGAGGGGAATTTGTGCCCGGCATGGAAAGCTGGATCAATTACAGCTTCATGGTTGCACGTGAGCGATTTCTTCCGCAGTATACCACACATCTGAATGCTGGCCTACGGCCCAGACCTACAGACCAGCGCCATACCGTCGCTCTGTTTGTGCAGGACTACATCCCGATGGACCCCACCTGGAAGCTGCATATGCGTATTCTGTTCGGGAGTGGCCTCACATATACTCCTCCAATCCCAGGTGAACGTATTGGAAGCGTTGTCACCCAAATTCCAGGAAACAGGCACTCCGCCAGATACCCCGAATTCCGGCGAATTGACTTTGGGACCACAAAGATTATCACCTTGAGTAATCGCCCAAGACCTTTGCAGTTGGAAATAACCGCCGAGATGCTGAACATATTTGACATCATCAACACCGTTGCCTACTCCTGGCTGCCAGATGCAACCGGCATCTGGCAGCGTATTCCAACACGCCTGACCCCGCGTACTATCAATCTACGACTGCGTACATCATTTTGA
- a CDS encoding translation initiation factor IF-3, whose protein sequence is MIAKNIQTRINDAIDANIVRVVDPQGKHGVYSLEKAMEMAQEQALDLVEIAPNADPPVCKIMDYGKFLYEKNKKERDARKKQHQTQLKEIRFRPRTDTHDFEFKAKHAREFLMDGHKVRAYVQFRGRDIIYKEQGMLILARLVDALKEVSKLDQEPRMEGRRMTAILTPLKPK, encoded by the coding sequence ATCATCGCAAAAAATATACAAACACGCATTAATGATGCCATTGATGCAAACATAGTACGAGTTGTTGATCCACAGGGAAAACATGGCGTGTACTCGCTAGAGAAAGCCATGGAAATGGCGCAGGAGCAGGCTCTGGATCTCGTTGAAATCGCACCTAATGCCGACCCCCCTGTCTGTAAGATTATGGATTATGGGAAGTTTCTCTATGAGAAAAATAAAAAGGAGCGCGATGCCCGCAAAAAACAACATCAGACACAACTCAAAGAAATCCGGTTTCGCCCTCGCACAGACACTCATGACTTTGAGTTCAAGGCAAAGCATGCCCGGGAATTTCTTATGGATGGTCATAAAGTGCGTGCCTATGTCCAATTCAGGGGCCGTGACATCATCTATAAGGAGCAGGGAATGCTCATCCTTGCGCGGCTCGTTGATGCCCTGAAAGAGGTTTCCAAGCTGGATCAGGAACCCCGAATGGAGGGCCGACGCATGACTGCGATACTGACTCCATTAAAACCAAAGTAA
- the rpmI gene encoding 50S ribosomal protein L35, with protein MPKIKSNSGAKKRFSRTASGRLKRAHAYKSHILTKKSRKRKRELGKKTLIDKSDEPRINRLLGSS; from the coding sequence ATGCCGAAGATTAAATCCAACAGCGGTGCAAAAAAACGTTTTTCCCGCACGGCCTCTGGGCGGCTAAAGCGTGCGCATGCGTACAAGAGTCATATCCTGACCAAAAAGAGCCGTAAGCGTAAGCGGGAGCTAGGGAAAAAGACGTTGATCGATAAAAGTGATGAACCGCGCATCAATCGCCTGTTAGGATCCTCCTAG
- the rplT gene encoding 50S ribosomal protein L20 — translation MPRARNRVASRQRRKKVLGMAKGYWGSRSKVYTVAKHAVDKGLEYSYRDRRKRKQQFRRLWIARINAAARLHGTTYSRLSGALRKQEIALNRKVLADLAMNEPAAFARVVQEAHQADDAIPA, via the coding sequence ATGCCACGCGCACGTAATAGGGTCGCCTCCCGCCAGCGAAGAAAAAAAGTCCTTGGTATGGCCAAGGGATACTGGGGGAGTCGAAGTAAAGTATATACCGTAGCAAAACATGCGGTTGATAAAGGACTGGAGTATTCCTACAGGGATCGTCGTAAGCGTAAGCAGCAGTTCAGGCGACTCTGGATTGCTCGTATTAATGCAGCCGCACGCCTCCACGGTACAACCTACTCACGCCTGTCCGGTGCACTTCGTAAACAGGAAATTGCCCTGAATCGAAAGGTTCTCGCGGATCTGGCCATGAACGAGCCTGCAGCCTTTGCACGCGTTGTGCAGGAAGCCCATCAAGCGGATGACGCAATACCTGCCTAA
- the pheS gene encoding phenylalanine--tRNA ligase subunit alpha, protein MDTNLEKLKTAAANITEEISSAKLTTASDREAFRIRFLGQKRGLITHLFKEIPHLPKEDRRFAGQLLNALRKEAQTTLDSANQNPPLDPINLSEIDLTLPGRRNQWPGSRHPITLALSKITDIFHRMGFTIAEGPEMEDDWHNFTALNFPKDHPARDMQDTLFIDEKSPDQPRIMMRTHTSPVQIRTMMAGEPPFRLIAPGRVYRNETITYKSYCLFHQVEGLVVDEGITMADLKDTLYRFARAFFGEDVKLRYRSSFFPFTEPSAELDIWWDLPDHPDGGRWMEILGSGMVHPNVLKAVGIDPERYTGYAFGMGVERPAMLHYDIKDIRLFYENDVRFLAQFQGIPG, encoded by the coding sequence ATGGATACAAATTTAGAAAAGCTCAAAACAGCTGCTGCAAACATAACAGAGGAAATCTCCAGCGCCAAGCTTACGACGGCTTCAGACAGGGAGGCATTCCGGATCCGTTTCCTCGGACAAAAGCGTGGGTTGATTACCCATCTCTTTAAAGAAATTCCGCATTTACCAAAAGAGGATCGCCGCTTTGCAGGACAGCTTTTGAACGCACTGCGGAAAGAAGCACAAACTACACTTGACTCCGCCAATCAAAATCCCCCCCTAGATCCGATTAATCTCTCCGAAATCGATCTTACACTTCCTGGCCGGCGGAATCAATGGCCGGGATCCCGACATCCCATCACGCTTGCCCTGTCGAAAATCACGGACATCTTCCATCGCATGGGATTTACCATTGCAGAGGGCCCTGAAATGGAAGACGACTGGCATAATTTCACCGCGCTGAATTTTCCCAAGGATCATCCTGCGAGAGACATGCAGGATACGCTCTTCATTGATGAAAAGAGTCCCGATCAACCTCGGATCATGATGCGGACTCATACCTCACCTGTACAGATCCGTACGATGATGGCCGGAGAGCCTCCATTTCGGTTGATTGCTCCGGGCCGGGTCTACCGTAATGAAACGATTACGTACAAGTCCTATTGCCTTTTTCATCAGGTTGAAGGGTTGGTCGTTGATGAGGGGATCACAATGGCCGACCTGAAGGACACGCTTTACCGGTTTGCCCGTGCATTCTTTGGCGAAGATGTGAAATTACGCTATCGCTCCAGCTTTTTCCCATTTACCGAACCTAGCGCAGAACTGGATATCTGGTGGGATCTGCCCGACCACCCGGACGGAGGTCGCTGGATGGAAATCCTTGGCAGTGGCATGGTGCACCCCAATGTCTTGAAAGCTGTGGGGATTGACCCTGAGCGTTACACTGGATATGCCTTTGGCATGGGAGTTGAACGTCCCGCCATGCTTCACTACGATATCAAGGACATACGACTCTTTTATGAAAATGACGTGCGCTTCCTAGCACAGTTTCAGGGAATTCCAGGATGA
- a CDS encoding phenylalanine--tRNA ligase subunit beta, protein MKISYNWLSEYVDHGLPPGELADSLTMSGLEVEHIEQSDLSLDGIIVGHVVSVRSHPEADRLRLCDVDLGDGETKQIVCGAPNVAANQRVPVATVGTKLTINEKTVKIKKSQIRGQVSMGMICAEDELGLSEDHRGIMVLTGTSTVGESLKDYLRREHSLTGDTTLDLAITPNRPDAICHFGVARDLSALQNAPLKFPDITTPPSGAEAEKHIDIQIQCPEVCCRYTAMIVRGVTVGPSPVWLKQRLESVGLRSINNIVDVTNFVMYECGQPLHAFDYDRIAQKKIVVRESMEGENFVTLDEKEHTLGSGVVLICDGEQPVAIGGLMGGKNSEVDDSTTNVLIESAWFDPTRTRRSSKVLGISTDASYRFERGVDTALQPWAAMRTAMLIAELAGGSIVPGMVDAHPKPIPPSTIDLRISRISKILGIQIERRRILQILESLGFAPRETAEGIVSCVIPTYRPDVHLEVDLIEEIARIYGLENIALPKQTLLQLSIPLPRPADLLREHAHAHLTGHGFREIYTNSLLPNDVATQFSQPVLDSDDPPARTLNAVSKSMATLRPSLLPGMLMAMQRNVNHSQRVLRFYEFGHVFHHSKRAAAYIENFSEYDVLLLGICGAVRPIGWDSDPRAADFFDLKGDVSQLLGALQLDTLNMQPNYDPTEITDYHIILHSDSARIGIIAKLSGAIQESFDLPDPVFFAEFNWTRLLLLHEKNPHQTYTHILPFPAVERDLAVSVDQSQPVGPMITTLREIGQPLLRNVDVFDIYTGDRVSAGKKSIAFALRFGGNRTLRDKEIDHVMGAIVNAFSEQFGATLRS, encoded by the coding sequence ATGAAGATCTCATATAACTGGCTGTCTGAATACGTAGATCACGGATTACCCCCCGGAGAGCTTGCAGACTCCCTGACCATGTCCGGGCTGGAGGTTGAACATATAGAACAAAGTGACCTCTCTCTGGATGGTATCATTGTCGGACATGTGGTATCCGTCCGCTCCCACCCAGAAGCGGATCGCCTGAGGCTTTGTGATGTTGATCTTGGAGATGGTGAAACCAAACAAATTGTCTGTGGTGCTCCCAATGTTGCTGCGAATCAACGGGTTCCCGTTGCAACCGTCGGTACTAAACTGACCATCAACGAAAAAACCGTCAAAATCAAGAAGTCACAAATCCGCGGGCAGGTGTCTATGGGGATGATTTGCGCAGAAGACGAACTAGGGCTATCTGAGGACCATCGTGGCATTATGGTCCTCACCGGCACTTCCACCGTCGGCGAGTCCCTGAAAGATTATCTACGTCGGGAGCATAGTCTTACCGGTGACACCACACTTGATTTGGCTATCACGCCAAACCGCCCCGATGCGATATGCCATTTTGGAGTTGCCCGAGACCTCTCTGCACTACAGAATGCACCCCTGAAATTTCCTGACATCACTACTCCACCTTCTGGGGCTGAGGCTGAAAAACACATTGATATCCAGATCCAGTGTCCGGAAGTATGTTGCCGATACACTGCAATGATCGTTCGGGGAGTCACGGTTGGACCTTCTCCTGTATGGCTAAAACAACGTCTGGAGTCGGTTGGACTGCGATCCATTAACAATATCGTAGATGTGACGAATTTCGTGATGTATGAGTGCGGTCAGCCGCTGCATGCATTCGACTATGATCGTATCGCTCAAAAAAAGATCGTCGTTCGCGAATCTATGGAGGGCGAAAATTTTGTCACGCTTGATGAAAAAGAGCACACCTTAGGGAGTGGAGTTGTACTAATTTGTGACGGAGAGCAACCAGTGGCCATTGGGGGACTGATGGGGGGAAAAAACTCTGAAGTCGATGACTCGACCACGAATGTATTGATTGAAAGTGCCTGGTTTGATCCAACGCGCACAAGACGTTCTTCCAAAGTACTGGGCATTTCGACTGATGCATCCTACCGATTCGAACGCGGAGTAGACACCGCACTCCAACCATGGGCAGCTATGCGCACAGCCATGCTTATTGCAGAATTGGCTGGAGGATCCATCGTCCCAGGGATGGTTGATGCACACCCAAAACCGATCCCTCCTTCTACCATTGATCTAAGGATCTCCCGCATAAGCAAAATTCTTGGTATCCAGATTGAGCGCCGGAGAATCCTTCAAATTCTCGAATCCCTAGGGTTTGCACCACGTGAGACTGCGGAGGGGATAGTTTCCTGCGTCATCCCCACGTACCGTCCCGACGTTCATCTGGAAGTTGACCTGATTGAGGAGATTGCACGAATTTATGGTCTCGAAAATATTGCCTTGCCTAAACAGACCTTGCTACAGTTATCTATTCCCCTACCCCGCCCGGCCGATCTGTTGCGAGAACATGCACACGCCCATTTGACCGGTCATGGATTCCGGGAGATCTATACCAACAGTCTGTTACCGAATGATGTAGCCACGCAGTTCAGCCAGCCAGTACTTGATTCTGATGATCCTCCGGCTCGTACCCTGAACGCAGTTTCCAAATCTATGGCAACCCTACGACCCTCGCTACTGCCTGGTATGCTGATGGCCATGCAGCGGAATGTGAACCATTCGCAACGGGTATTGCGGTTTTACGAGTTTGGCCATGTCTTTCATCACAGCAAGCGTGCAGCGGCATACATTGAAAATTTTTCAGAATATGACGTACTTCTGTTAGGGATCTGCGGTGCAGTCCGTCCCATAGGTTGGGATAGCGATCCGCGTGCCGCAGATTTTTTTGACCTAAAGGGGGATGTGAGTCAGCTACTCGGTGCATTGCAGCTCGACACTTTGAACATGCAACCCAACTATGACCCGACAGAGATCACTGACTATCACATTATCCTCCACTCTGACAGCGCCCGCATCGGAATCATTGCAAAACTATCTGGAGCGATCCAGGAATCCTTTGATCTTCCCGACCCCGTCTTCTTTGCGGAATTCAACTGGACCCGACTCCTTCTTTTGCATGAAAAAAATCCTCATCAAACCTATACTCACATCTTGCCCTTTCCTGCTGTGGAGCGAGATCTTGCAGTGTCTGTAGACCAGTCACAACCCGTTGGACCCATGATCACCACATTGCGTGAAATAGGTCAACCACTTCTAAGGAATGTGGATGTCTTTGACATATACACAGGAGATCGAGTCTCTGCGGGCAAAAAAAGTATTGCCTTTGCGCTCCGCTTTGGAGGAAATCGAACCCTGCGCGACAAAGAAATTGATCATGTGATGGGAGCTATTGTTAATGCTTTTTCTGAACAATTTGGTGCCACCTTGCGCAGTTGA
- a CDS encoding cell division protein ZapA, which translates to MKHESITVRILDRDYPLLVQSSDVSTIYSVAENVNQRMKSFKEKHPEQPDLVAAVFTAMELSEELLGAKETSNVLLNAIDREADYLGRELTKALKHPDTSEQ; encoded by the coding sequence ATGAAGCATGAATCCATTACAGTGCGAATTCTAGATCGGGACTATCCCCTCTTGGTACAGAGCAGTGACGTTTCGACGATCTACAGCGTTGCTGAAAATGTAAATCAGCGGATGAAGTCCTTCAAGGAAAAACATCCAGAGCAACCCGATTTGGTGGCTGCTGTATTCACAGCCATGGAATTATCTGAAGAACTGCTTGGTGCAAAAGAAACATCTAATGTTCTATTGAACGCGATCGATCGGGAGGCAGATTATCTTGGCAGGGAGCTCACAAAGGCCCTAAAACACCCCGATACCTCCGAGCAATAG
- the rny gene encoding ribonuclease Y: MDGMQAVLLLSTFGVGLSVAWLISRLNARSTLNRARQKASSILTLAEEESESLREKVIIDAKSTLDHERRELDSNKAALNQEREALERDKRRLKLKSDRQRKKLNNRNRRLTKKQDVLLEATQIIELLQKESERVNRQAEKLHTEVARLSKDASQRLDRLDAQKRGLDSRESRVKALTHELVHKLEGVADLTQDEARQHLREELLEKAREDISLELVELRDQAQITAKEEACKVILTTMQRLASDEAESHSVSVVPITSEDIKGRVIGREGRNVIAFEAATGVDLLVDDTPGAIVVSSFDPYRREVARTALSNLIRDGRIHPASIERFVAKAEETLTDEIHRTGERTLLDLKLRGMHKELVSIVGKMKYRTSYGQNLLNHSIQVANLCSIMASEMGLDSRMARRSGLLHDIGKVLQESNDQPHALVGMEYCKRYGEHHLICNAVGSHHDETEMTSLYAPIVQVCDAISGARPGARHIRRDEYIERLQDMEAIAMSFDGVTMAYAIQGGRELRVIVQYSKVSDERTRELAVNISTRIQDELTYPGQVNVTVIRELRKTSVAR, from the coding sequence ATGGACGGCATGCAAGCCGTCCTGTTGTTGTCGACATTTGGGGTGGGACTAAGCGTTGCTTGGTTAATCTCTCGCTTGAATGCTCGGAGTACGCTAAATCGGGCACGCCAAAAGGCATCGTCGATCTTAACCTTGGCGGAGGAAGAATCTGAATCTCTAAGAGAGAAGGTTATAATTGATGCTAAATCAACACTCGATCATGAACGCCGTGAACTTGACTCCAATAAAGCTGCACTCAATCAGGAGCGGGAGGCTCTAGAGCGGGACAAACGACGGCTCAAGCTAAAAAGTGACCGCCAGCGAAAAAAACTCAACAACAGGAATCGGCGCTTAACAAAAAAACAGGACGTACTACTTGAAGCAACTCAGATAATTGAGCTTCTTCAGAAAGAAAGTGAGAGGGTCAACCGTCAGGCTGAGAAGCTGCATACGGAGGTTGCGAGGTTGTCCAAGGACGCATCTCAGCGTCTTGACAGGTTGGATGCCCAAAAGCGAGGGCTGGATTCCCGGGAGTCGCGCGTCAAGGCTCTCACCCATGAACTAGTCCATAAACTGGAAGGAGTTGCCGATCTAACGCAGGACGAGGCCCGTCAACACCTGCGCGAAGAACTCCTCGAGAAAGCACGGGAAGATATCTCACTGGAATTAGTGGAATTGCGAGATCAGGCACAGATCACTGCAAAAGAGGAGGCGTGCAAGGTTATCCTCACCACCATGCAGCGCCTCGCGTCTGATGAAGCCGAATCCCATTCCGTATCCGTTGTCCCCATCACTTCTGAAGATATTAAAGGACGTGTAATCGGCCGGGAAGGTAGGAATGTCATTGCGTTCGAGGCTGCCACGGGAGTTGACCTGCTTGTTGACGATACCCCAGGTGCCATCGTCGTCAGTTCATTTGATCCCTATCGACGTGAAGTTGCGCGAACCGCCCTGTCCAATCTCATACGGGATGGGCGTATTCATCCTGCCAGTATTGAGCGCTTTGTTGCGAAGGCTGAGGAGACCCTCACAGATGAGATCCATAGAACCGGAGAACGTACACTCCTTGACCTGAAATTACGCGGGATGCACAAGGAGCTCGTATCCATCGTTGGGAAAATGAAGTATCGCACGAGCTACGGCCAAAATCTGCTCAATCATAGTATTCAGGTTGCGAACCTTTGCTCCATCATGGCTTCCGAGATGGGGCTCGATTCCCGGATGGCTCGGCGTTCAGGCCTATTGCATGACATTGGGAAGGTGCTCCAGGAATCAAATGATCAGCCCCATGCACTCGTGGGGATGGAGTATTGTAAACGGTACGGAGAACATCACCTGATCTGTAATGCCGTAGGGTCTCACCATGACGAGACCGAAATGACTTCCCTTTATGCCCCAATCGTGCAAGTGTGTGATGCAATCAGTGGGGCACGTCCGGGGGCGCGACATATACGCCGCGACGAATACATTGAACGCTTGCAGGATATGGAAGCGATTGCAATGTCCTTTGACGGGGTCACCATGGCATATGCGATCCAAGGCGGGCGAGAACTCCGTGTGATTGTCCAGTATTCCAAAGTATCCGACGAAAGGACACGAGAACTCGCGGTAAATATTTCCACCCGGATCCAGGACGAACTCACCTATCCGGGCCAGGTCAATGTTACGGTGATTCGTGAACTTCGAAAAACATCCGTTGCCCGATAA
- a CDS encoding membrane dipeptidase — MIMNRLFLLFIFLLFPVSCTQDTTMDHAHRLAQEHLIIDGHIDVPYRLSTYMEDISQETVGGDFDYPKAVAGGLNAPFISIYIPSVRQDIPGSAKSLADSLIDMVEGFVTHAPDKFAIATRSSDLAEHKDAGLVSLPMGMENGAPIESVEDLEHYYERGIRYITLTHGRDNHISDSSYDSTQTWGGLSPFGVEVVDHMNRMGIIVDISHLTDSAIEQVLQHTAAPVLATHSSARHFTPGWQRNISDNLIKATAANGGVIMVSFGSLFVRGEYYVQNQALSAAINAYLEENNIDPESEEGFLYRERQRKSNPIGTVGDLVDHIDHIVDLVGIDHVGLGSDYDGVTGLPEGLEDVSTYPNLIAELIRRDYTDEDVAKILGGNALRVWQQVEEVAANYAPRTNSETNADT; from the coding sequence ATAATAATGAATCGACTCTTCCTTCTTTTTATTTTTCTACTTTTTCCTGTGAGCTGTACTCAGGATACAACTATGGACCATGCCCACAGATTGGCCCAGGAGCATCTTATCATTGACGGTCATATTGATGTCCCATATCGCTTATCGACGTACATGGAAGATATCAGCCAAGAAACCGTAGGCGGAGATTTTGACTACCCCAAGGCAGTGGCCGGTGGACTCAACGCGCCGTTCATATCAATTTATATTCCGAGCGTACGCCAAGACATTCCGGGATCGGCAAAATCACTGGCGGACTCGTTGATTGATATGGTCGAAGGGTTTGTGACCCACGCACCCGACAAATTCGCCATCGCGACTCGATCATCTGACTTGGCCGAGCACAAGGACGCTGGCTTAGTCTCGCTTCCTATGGGCATGGAGAATGGTGCACCGATTGAGAGTGTGGAAGATCTGGAACATTACTACGAACGCGGGATCCGCTACATCACACTCACACATGGCAGAGATAATCATATTTCTGATTCTTCCTATGACTCTACTCAGACTTGGGGAGGTCTCAGTCCATTTGGTGTGGAGGTCGTTGATCATATGAACCGAATGGGAATCATCGTGGACATTTCGCATTTGACTGACAGTGCGATCGAACAGGTATTACAACACACCGCAGCACCTGTACTCGCCACCCACTCTTCCGCCCGACACTTTACTCCCGGCTGGCAACGCAACATCAGTGATAATCTGATTAAAGCAACCGCCGCCAACGGTGGTGTGATCATGGTCAGCTTTGGCTCCTTGTTTGTGCGTGGAGAATACTATGTCCAAAACCAAGCCTTAAGTGCTGCGATTAACGCCTATTTAGAAGAAAACAATATTGACCCTGAAAGTGAAGAGGGCTTTCTTTACCGCGAAAGACAGCGAAAATCAAATCCAATAGGCACAGTGGGTGATCTCGTTGACCACATTGATCATATCGTTGATCTTGTTGGGATTGACCATGTAGGCCTTGGTAGTGATTATGACGGAGTCACCGGACTTCCAGAAGGTCTAGAAGATGTTTCTACGTACCCCAATCTGATTGCCGAGTTGATACGCCGCGACTACACTGATGAAGATGTTGCCAAAATTCTTGGAGGAAATGCACTCAGGGTCTGGCAACAGGTGGAGGAGGTGGCTGCAAATTATGCTCCCCGAACAAACTCTGAGACGAACGCCGACACCTGA